A stretch of DNA from Pseudomonadota bacterium:
AATTTCACCTTTCCGTTACCGCTTGCCTTGACAGGCGTTCCCTGCGGAGCGGCATAATCGACGCCGCGATGCGCTCGAATCGTATGTAAAATCGGATGTCTACGGTGCGGATTGAAGTGGGAGCTTATGCGCGTGAACTGCACTGGGGTTCTAATGAACGCTTTATGCAATGCGTTCCCCGTATCCGTGTAATAATCCGCATGACCCCGCGAATCCACGAACCGGACTGCGCGATAGGTGTGTCCTTGATTCACGAACTCGGCCGCGACAATCTCGCCGTCTCTAATCTTTTTTTCGTCTTTATACAACTCTTCGTAGACTACGGCGAACCGATCACCCTCATGGATATCCAGTGCAAAATCGATATCCCAGCGAAACATTTTTACGAGCCTTATGATAAGGTCATCGGACAGACCGGCTGCCTGCCCTGCGGTGAACAAGGAACCTCCAATGGAAGCCGTGGTCATGGAGACTCTTATCTCTGGCTTGGATTTCGAGGTTTGCGCGGAGAAATCACCGTCTGTGTCTTTAATCACGCGCAGAAGGTGCGTGAGGTCGCGCTGGTAGATGAACTCGGCGAGACCCCCTCGTTTAACCAGAAACCTCAAGGATTCGCCCGGATAGAGATTCGTGAGAGGCGCGGTGATTCGGCCCAGAGCCACGATTCGATCGAGATCTAGCGTGCTCAACCCCATATGCTGAAAGATCAGCGACAGGTTGTCACCCTTCCGTACGGTGATCTTTTGCCACTCGGGTTTCAGTTCACGATTGATTTTACCAAGGCGGGCTTGAGCGCGCTGCTTTCGCGGTTTAATGGGCTTCGGAACTGTGCTTTTATGCGTGTGCTCGAGGGCGTCGCCGAGGTTTGCATCCGGCGCGAGCCGCGCGGGGAGCCGGATTTCGGCATCGGGTACTTGCTGCGAGGCCATCCCGCCGAGCAGTATCGTCAAGATAGATAACACCGGAAACGAGAGCCAACGCACCGGCATTTCGCGACGCGATGCGCCTCCGGATTCTAACGGATGAATCGCGCTCGCCCCGGTGAGTGCTATGGAATTGCTATTCCACTGCAGCCGGGGCTTATAATCGTATCTTGTTACCCGCCTGTAGGACACGAAGGTCTTCTTATAGTGAGTTGTCCAAAAGATAACCGCTTAAGCCGAATAGGTCAACGCTATCGGCTGATCGTTCGCCAGGCCTTATACTGTTCGGCAAGTGAAACGATGGATAATGGCTTCGATACGATAAAACATGGTACGGTCGAAATCTTGCTCGAAGAACAACTTCGAACCAAGTTGAGCGCGGGGCGACCGCTGCGAGTTAAGGCGGGCTTCGATCCGACGGCGCCCGATCTTCATTTAGGCCACACCGTCCTGCTTAACAAGCTGCGGCAGTTCCAAACATTGGGGCATCGCGCCTTATTCTTGATCGGTGATTTCAC
This window harbors:
- a CDS encoding peptidoglycan DD-metalloendopeptidase family protein; translated protein: MPVRWLSFPVLSILTILLGGMASQQVPDAEIRLPARLAPDANLGDALEHTHKSTVPKPIKPRKQRAQARLGKINRELKPEWQKITVRKGDNLSLIFQHMGLSTLDLDRIVALGRITAPLTNLYPGESLRFLVKRGGLAEFIYQRDLTHLLRVIKDTDGDFSAQTSKSKPEIRVSMTTASIGGSLFTAGQAAGLSDDLIIRLVKMFRWDIDFALDIHEGDRFAVVYEELYKDEKKIRDGEIVAAEFVNQGHTYRAVRFVDSRGHADYYTDTGNALHKAFIRTPVQFTRISSHFNPHRRHPILHTIRAHRGVDYAAPQGTPVKASGNGKVKFVGRQNGYGNTIILDHSLTYSTLYAHLSRFASRLRPGQHVRQGQIVGYVGRTGSATGPHLHYEFRVNGVHKNPLTVKLPNALPLEGRHLAQFKAETRSLLSKLDALAVSHTGPSQGLASTAERARVTLAAQTTARIRP